The Bacteroidota bacterium genome window below encodes:
- a CDS encoding RNA polymerase sigma-70 factor — translation MSTSLSDKELFELVQGGDESAFRVLFDRYYGMLYRFFCYRGMDEAGAEDMAQDVFVKVWSNRHRIRVDKSIKAYLFTVAGNEINMHLRKKKVRDAHAKEEKASSISYALPITDFDTRAAIDAAIQALPENQRHVFVLHRYDQLTYREIAQLQQVSIKTVESRMSKALKRLKHALQYLRTLILILFC, via the coding sequence AGTCTCAGCGATAAAGAGTTGTTCGAGCTTGTGCAGGGCGGGGATGAGTCGGCATTTCGGGTTTTGTTCGATCGCTATTACGGAATGCTCTATCGATTTTTCTGTTACCGCGGCATGGATGAAGCAGGGGCAGAAGATATGGCGCAAGATGTGTTTGTAAAGGTATGGTCCAATCGCCACCGGATCCGCGTCGACAAGTCTATCAAGGCCTACCTGTTTACGGTTGCCGGCAACGAGATCAACATGCATCTCCGGAAAAAGAAGGTGCGGGATGCCCATGCAAAAGAAGAGAAAGCTTCCTCAATCTCGTATGCGCTCCCCATAACTGATTTTGATACCCGGGCTGCCATTGATGCTGCAATCCAGGCTTTGCCAGAAAATCAGCGCCACGTATTTGTGCTCCACCGATATGATCAGCTGACCTACAGAGAGATTGCGCAGTTGCAGCAAGTATCCATTAAAACAGTGGAAAGCAGAATGAGCAAGGCGTTAAAGCGCCTGAAGCATGCCCTCCAATATCTCAGAACACTCATCTTAATCCTTTTTTGCTGA